One genomic segment of Pelagerythrobacter marensis includes these proteins:
- a CDS encoding molybdopterin molybdotransferase MoeA: MTGAAPLPQPLPLEEAWARLLDGIRPLPGEALAIEDAAGRHLAAPLSAHVTRPAADLSAMDGYAVAGEGPWTVTGESRCGAPFAGTLASGQAARISTGAVMPAGADRVLIQEDALRDGDRLALAADLPGPGANVRRRGIDFEQGDALLPAGSRLGARQIALALSAGVDTVPVHRAPQVAILDCGDELVDGSIPATNGAMLAAMVAGLPCAVRRIGPVADDPGALGAALARCEGCDLVLTSGGASVGDHDLVRPALEAWGAQIAFWRVAIRPGKPLLVARREGTLVLGLPGNPVSAFVTGFLFALPALRAMLGAPDPLPRASHLPVAADLPAGGPRGEFMRAVLRGGQADPIRERDSSLLAQLARADALIWRPPHCAGTKAGTDVPVYHLENGAIA; encoded by the coding sequence ATGACCGGCGCGGCCCCACTGCCGCAGCCCCTTCCGCTGGAAGAGGCATGGGCCCGGCTGCTTGACGGCATCCGCCCCTTGCCGGGCGAAGCGCTGGCGATCGAGGACGCGGCTGGCCGCCATCTCGCCGCGCCGTTATCGGCGCACGTCACCCGCCCGGCGGCGGACCTGTCGGCGATGGACGGCTATGCCGTGGCCGGGGAAGGCCCCTGGACCGTGACCGGCGAAAGCCGTTGCGGCGCACCGTTCGCCGGCACGCTGGCCAGCGGTCAGGCCGCGCGCATCTCCACCGGCGCAGTCATGCCTGCAGGGGCCGACCGGGTGCTGATCCAGGAAGATGCGCTGCGCGACGGCGACCGCCTCGCCCTCGCCGCCGATCTGCCCGGCCCCGGCGCGAACGTCCGCAGGCGGGGGATCGACTTCGAACAGGGCGACGCGCTGCTGCCCGCAGGCAGCCGGCTCGGTGCACGGCAAATCGCGCTCGCGCTCTCCGCCGGGGTCGATACCGTGCCGGTCCATCGCGCGCCGCAAGTGGCGATCCTCGATTGCGGGGATGAACTGGTCGATGGTTCGATCCCCGCGACCAATGGCGCGATGCTGGCGGCAATGGTCGCCGGCCTGCCCTGCGCGGTGCGCCGCATCGGCCCGGTGGCCGACGATCCGGGCGCACTGGGCGCGGCGCTCGCCCGGTGCGAAGGCTGCGACCTCGTGCTGACCAGCGGCGGTGCCTCGGTCGGCGATCACGACCTCGTGCGCCCGGCGCTGGAGGCATGGGGGGCGCAGATCGCCTTCTGGCGTGTGGCGATCCGGCCAGGCAAGCCGCTGCTCGTCGCCCGCCGCGAAGGCACGCTGGTTCTCGGCCTGCCGGGCAACCCGGTATCGGCCTTCGTCACCGGGTTCCTCTTCGCCCTGCCCGCGCTGCGCGCCATGCTCGGCGCGCCCGATCCCCTGCCCCGGGCCAGCCACCTTCCCGTCGCGGCCGATCTGCCGGCGGGCGGACCGCGGGGCGAGTTCATGCGGGCCGTGCTGCGCGGCGGACAGGCGGACCCGATCCGCGAACGCGACAGCAGCCTGCTCGCCCAACTGGCGCGCGCCGACGCGCTGATCTGGCGCCCGCCGCACTGCGCCGGGACGAAAGCGGGAACGGATGTTCCCGTCTATCACCTCGAAAACGGCGCAATTGCTTGA
- the lexA gene encoding transcriptional repressor LexA: MLTAKQHELIRFIQQRLEETGISPSFEEMKEALDLKSKSGVHRLISALEERGFIRRLPNRARALEVLRQPEDSTPAVRGAKADNVVDLQSAAAARAERMAPQPANDVIEIPLHGRIAAGAPIEALEGQNSLPVPAALLGPGEHYALEVSGDSMIEAGIFDGDFALVRRTDVARDGEIVVALVRNEEATLKYLRHENGMVRLDPANGAYDPQVYRPDEVQVQGKLSGLLRRYH; encoded by the coding sequence ATGCTGACGGCAAAGCAGCACGAGCTGATCCGCTTCATCCAGCAGCGGCTGGAAGAAACCGGCATCTCGCCTTCGTTCGAAGAAATGAAGGAAGCGCTCGATCTCAAGAGCAAGTCCGGCGTTCACCGCCTGATTTCCGCACTGGAAGAACGCGGCTTCATCCGTCGCCTGCCCAACCGCGCCCGCGCGCTGGAGGTTCTGCGCCAGCCCGAAGATTCGACCCCCGCCGTGCGCGGTGCGAAGGCGGACAATGTCGTCGATCTGCAAAGCGCGGCCGCCGCGCGGGCAGAACGGATGGCACCGCAACCTGCGAACGACGTGATCGAGATACCGCTCCACGGCCGGATTGCCGCGGGCGCACCGATCGAAGCGCTCGAAGGGCAGAACAGCCTGCCCGTTCCTGCCGCCCTGCTCGGCCCCGGCGAACACTATGCGCTGGAGGTTTCGGGCGATTCGATGATCGAGGCGGGAATTTTCGATGGCGATTTCGCACTCGTGCGCCGCACCGACGTCGCGCGCGACGGGGAAATCGTGGTCGCCCTCGTGCGGAACGAGGAAGCGACGCTGAAGTACCTGCGGCACGAAAACGGCATGGTCCGGCTCGATCCGGCCAATGGTGCCTACGATCCCCAGGTCTATCGGCCTGACGAAGTCCAGGTCCAGGGCAAGCTCTCGGGCCTCCTGCGCCGATATCATTGA
- the trpC gene encoding indole-3-glycerol phosphate synthase TrpC: MNKLDEICAVKREEVAARRTRATIDDLDRAAATAATPPRGFARALAEKAHRGFGLIAEIKKASPSKGLIRPDFRPAEHALAYQAGGAACLSVLTDAPHFQGHEDYLMDARAACDLPVLRKDFMVDPWQVAESRAIGADAILIIVAALDDGVMAEIEAAALERGMDVLVEVHDEAEMERAARLRSRLIGVNNRDLKTFRTDLATTERLAPLAPEGALLVGESGIATQADCQRLAAAGVRAFLVGESLMRQDDVERATRSLLEG; this comes from the coding sequence ATGAACAAGCTCGACGAAATCTGTGCCGTAAAGCGCGAGGAAGTGGCCGCGCGCCGCACCCGCGCGACGATCGACGATCTCGACCGCGCCGCCGCCACCGCCGCCACGCCCCCGCGCGGTTTCGCCCGCGCCCTGGCCGAAAAGGCGCATCGCGGCTTTGGCCTGATTGCGGAAATCAAGAAAGCATCGCCCTCCAAAGGGTTGATACGGCCCGATTTTCGCCCCGCCGAACATGCCCTAGCCTATCAGGCTGGCGGTGCGGCCTGCCTTTCGGTGCTGACCGACGCCCCCCATTTCCAGGGGCACGAGGATTACCTGATGGACGCGCGCGCCGCCTGCGACCTGCCCGTGCTGCGCAAGGATTTCATGGTCGATCCCTGGCAAGTTGCCGAATCCCGCGCGATCGGGGCCGACGCGATCCTGATCATCGTCGCCGCGCTGGACGATGGCGTCATGGCGGAGATCGAGGCTGCCGCGCTCGAACGCGGGATGGACGTGCTGGTCGAAGTGCATGACGAGGCGGAGATGGAACGCGCCGCGCGGCTGCGCTCGCGCCTGATCGGGGTCAACAACCGCGATCTGAAGACATTCCGTACCGATCTCGCCACGACCGAGCGGCTCGCCCCGCTCGCGCCCGAAGGCGCGCTGCTGGTGGGCGAAAGCGGGATCGCGACGCAGGCCGATTGCCAGCGGCTGGCCGCAGCCGGGGTCCGCGCTTTCCTGGTGGGCGAGAGCCTGATGCGCCAGGACGACGTGGAACGCGCGACGCGCAGCCTGCTCGAAGGCTGA
- the moaC gene encoding cyclic pyranopterin monophosphate synthase MoaC encodes MSGLSHLDESGAARMVDVGAKPETARSATASGRITMRPDTIAAIRDGDLPKGDVLAAARIAGIMAAKKTGELIPLCHPLALDAVTVDFAFEDDALRVTAQVSLTGRTGVEMEALTATSVALLTLYDMAKAVQKDMTIGQVRLIAKTGGKSGDWHADGPDLE; translated from the coding sequence ATGAGCGGGCTGAGCCATCTCGACGAATCGGGCGCGGCGCGCATGGTCGATGTCGGGGCCAAGCCGGAAACCGCCCGCTCGGCCACGGCAAGCGGGCGCATCACGATGCGGCCTGACACCATCGCCGCGATCCGCGATGGCGACTTGCCCAAGGGGGACGTGCTCGCCGCCGCGCGCATCGCGGGGATCATGGCGGCCAAGAAGACCGGCGAGCTGATCCCGCTGTGCCACCCCCTCGCGCTCGACGCGGTGACGGTCGATTTCGCGTTCGAGGATGACGCTTTGCGGGTTACCGCGCAAGTCTCCCTGACGGGGCGCACAGGGGTGGAAATGGAAGCGTTGACAGCCACTTCGGTCGCACTCCTGACACTCTATGACATGGCCAAGGCGGTGCAGAAGGACATGACGATCGGGCAGGTGCGCCTGATCGCAAAGACCGGCGGCAAGTCGGGCGACTGGCACGCGGACGGCCCGGATCTGGAATGA